A single genomic interval of Chroicocephalus ridibundus chromosome 23, bChrRid1.1, whole genome shotgun sequence harbors:
- the LMAN2L gene encoding VIP36-like protein isoform X3 → MQVHFKIHGQGKKNLNGDGFAIWYTKDRMQPGPVFGSKDNFLGLGVFVDTYPNEEKQQEAQKRRYSPGNQRVFPYISAMVNNGSLTYDHDRDGRPTELGGCTAMVRNLNHDTFLVIRYVKRRLTVLIDIDGKHEWRDCIDVPGVRLPRGYYFGTSSVTGDLSDNHDIISLKLYQLTVERTPEEEKRDREVYLPVVDNLKLPGMEAPLEPMSGLALFLIVFFSLVAIVFAIVIGVIVYNKWQEQSRKHFY, encoded by the exons ATGCAGGTGCATTTTAAAATCCACGGCCAAGGCAAGAAAAACCTGAACGGAGACGGTTTTGCCATCTGGTACACCAAGGATCGCATGCAGCCGG GACCTGTCTTCGGAAGCAAGGATAACTTCCTGGGCTTGGGAGTGTTCGTGGACACCTACCCAAacgaggagaagcagcaggag GCTCAGAAGAGGAGGTACAGCCCGGGAAATCAG CGCGTCTTCCCTTACATCTCGGCCATGGTGAACAACGGCTCCCTCACCTACGACCACGACCGGGACGGGAGACCGAcggagctggggggctgcacgGCCATGGTGCGCAACCTCAACCACGACACCTTCCTGGTGATCCGCTACGTGAAGAGGAGACTGACG GTGTTGATCGATATCGACGGTAAGCACGAGTGGAGAGACTGCATCGACGTGCCGGGCGTGCGCTTGCCTCGCGGGTATTACTTTGGGACCTCTTCTGTCACCGGCGACCTGTCAG ACAACCACGACATCATTTCGCTGAAGCTTTACCAGTTGACGGTGGAGCGGACGCCGGAGGAGGAGAAGCGGGACCGAGAGGTGTATCTGCCGGTCGTGGACAACCTGAAGCTGCCGGGAA TGGAGGCGCCGCTGGAGCCCATGAGCGGCCTGGCTCTCTTCTTAATCGTTTTCTTCTCCCTCGTTGCCATCGTTTTCGCCATCGTCATCGGAGTCATCGTCTACAACAAGTGGCAGGAGCAGAGCCGGAAACACTTCTATTGA
- the FER1L5 gene encoding fer-1-like protein 5, with protein MLRLLVASAHIPGATGSGPGVHVSARFRGVPRSTRVVPEERNPTWNETLAWPLGLRPLHPTASLTLRLRHWGQPAPRGDLGATTVSLDRLVADPGLPLALSHVPLLDPRGQPTGCTVTLRCSYVPRGTAGDTTVPLQGWVPPRAMSPGPPHHPDKPPEGSKEDFQVRVRVIEGHQLQGNDIKPVVTVLIGQHRFRTRIRVGNNPYYNEVFCQNFHRTPARLAAEPIRIQVLDSRATRAKAVIGVFQVRPVARGRGIPRRFGRSHPGFPSPQLDVGTVYRAPGRSLSWKWLSLQHPHRPDAGSRGYLRVSMAVLRAGEPPAEQEEPAGDVDVEANLLRPPPCAATLQLRVYRAEDLPQEPAQQCLPTVGGGKRGFAAAAVRVSFAGRTLCTRVMPPDANPAWNEVFFFPLRLPPICEEIQLAILSGFRSSRVLATATLHLSQISSAGAELEEGTPGFLPCFGPSFLPFYGPRPDSPRTPSNVAYRGRVLLELSTHMGSPDGRQRDTIAPEDVARVQRHLPRHRFGLCGLFYSATMVPAGPELLRFELSLGNYGDAGDVTCKPAASVTPHGCPLFDGNRYHYLPWYGDKPVAAVTSSWEDASHRWDALNLLRALCRRLEKNVAELRDARGDAVGDIGRRLLRQLAQDCGRALPRLEAQPTPTPLDAHLRASRLHLLRHVATAAAVPPRGGWDTLLPVAQGWLGRVAALAVEPQAGVPDVVLWLLRGERRVACARVPAPDLMFSRGGPGACGRLCGRLQTLFLLVGIPPPFPVTSGSGDIRAQLRLRLWLGRVADSGDLPRHLEGTLRVYAETYENQTKLLGKWGPRGLLGCPGFSDSSGKAGVPRHRIRPPKGWRWDGAWTVEPQRRLLLDAETNVGEVLEEVYENESRRLGGEWGPAAVATTDASGAAVPPKEEVACPQGWHVTDGWRVDATGAVDEAGWEYGVSAAPGSPPLSWHAAEKTYHTHRRRRWLRTRRRDPGAQGREQDVATFLRLDGAHSPVAATGAEGWEYGSLWGSRFHLQPRVGDVCRRRCWHRSMVPAQPPPVAPLFLLEGIPGAEDPAKEDEPAAAERQARGLCRAPPQQPMPLILCTFQRPNFFQLRCYIFQALELAPRGTKATADPVAHVSFVHVSQSTRVLPGTLDPLWDQTLLFHRVLLYGDPRGVRDEPPIVAVEIFDQDRRGAGAFLGRTVCTPHVWLDVRRRQPPRLRRYPLGGPGGPAGELLAAFELLHVAEDGAPAQVSTPPWREGVFSVPPGIRPLLRLVALEVLAWGLRGLRGGVRAPSLEVQCGGRTLRTPPITDLPANPNFPINAFLLTLHLPAEEEYVPPIRLRVLDTRGFGYRPVVGQACVRDLGQYCCQPHGEGQPHGSGTTPSGSGRTPSLPHAAHLRGGFFAPLLPTAAPWGRIAQMLPRITAEKETADKAAEEEDEDEVDWWSKYYAAMGDKAQSRRRNDRDELKIYSCELEAAPEFEGLQDFCQTFPLHQPGGGPPVAGEDPLPVGEFKGLFCIYPLPEDPGVPPPPRRFQQLPPSQPQKCLVRVYVVRAFDLPPRDRNGLCDPYVHVSLGTKTLGQRDQYVPNTLEPVFGRLFEVTGTIPLEKDLRVSLLDYDLLPPDQEIGTTTIDLENRLLSRFRAHCGLPTRYRTAGPGCWRDQLPPSRALEHFARDRGLPAPEFSAEGTAVTFGDNTFLLSHFESGPPTYRHPGPPRERLALHVLHACHLVPEHLETRTLYNSTQPGLEQGKVQMWVDIFPASLGPPGPPVNITPRQPQRYELRCVVWNTRDVDPGDTNLLGQQMSDIYVTGWLDGLEEQRQRTDVHYRSLQGDGAFNWRFVFSFEYLAAEQLCVLPRKEHFWSLDETVLKVPPKLILQVWDNDKFSADDFLGVLELELTKLPQPAQRPQACTPTPQGTPRKPWPWRGAQVPSRLSLFRQRWVRGWWPCTVQEGDKRRLSGKLELSLELLTAKEAEERPAGKGRGDPNTYPTLPAPVRPEWSFLWLQAPLRVLRHGLWRHHRCRLSLGLALLLLLALLFTFVYAAPGYLAMKLVNPLEGLRRARGEHPAGSGGQP; from the exons TCACCggggccaccccaccaccccgaCAAGCCCCCAGAGGGGAGCAAAGAGGATTTCCAG GTACGGGTGAGGGTCATCGAAGGCCACCAGCTCCAGGGCAATGACATCAAGCCGGTGGTGACGGTCCTCATCGGCCAGCACCGCTTCAGGACCAGGATCCGGGTGGGAAACAACCCCTACTACAATGAG GTGTTTTGCCAAAATTTCCACCGGACGCCCGCCCGGTTGGCAGCGGAGCCCATCCGCATCCAG GTGCTGGACTCGCGGGCCACCCGCGCCAAAGCCGTCATCGGCGTCTTCCAGGTGAGGCCGGTGGCGCGGGGACGGGGCATCCCGCGGCGGTTCGGCCGCTCTCACCCCGGTTTTCCATCCCCGCAGCTGGACGTTGGCACCGTCTACCGCGCTCCGG GACGCAGCTTGAGCTGGAAGTGGCTGAGCCTGCAGCATCCCCACCGCCCCGACGCCGGCTCCCGCGGGTACCTCCGCGTCAGCATGGCCGTCCTCCGCGCCGGCGAGCCGCCCGCG gagcaggaggagccggCGGGGGACGTGGACGTGGAGGCCAACCTGCTGCGGCCACCGCCGTGCGCCGCCACGCTCCAGCTGCGCGTCTACCGCGCTGAGGACTTGCCACAGG AGCCGGCTCAGCAATGTCTCCCCACCGTCGGCGGCGGCAAGAGGGGCttcgcggcggcggcggtgcgggtCAGCTTTGCCGGCAGGacg CTCTGCACCCGGGTGATGCCCCCCGACGCCAACCCGGCGTGGAACGAGGTCTTcttcttccccctgagg CTGCCCCCCATCTGCGAGGAGATCCAGTTGGCCATCCTCAGCGG gttCCGCAGCAGCAGGGTCCTGGCCACCGCCACCCTCCACCTCTCCCAAATCTCCTCCGCCGGCGCCGAGCTTGAGG AGGGGACCCCCGGCTTCTTACCCTGCTTCGGACCCAGCTTCCTCCCCTTCTACGGCCCCCGGCCGGATTCTCCCAGGACACCCAGTAAC GTGGCTTATCGGGGTCGggtgctgctggagctcagcaccCACATGGGGAGCCCGGACGGACGCCAGCGAGACACCATCGCCCCCGAGGACGTCGCCCGGGTGCAG cgCCACTTGCCCCGTCACCGCTTCGGGTTGTGCGGCCTCTTTTATTCGGCCACCATGGTGCCAGCCGGCCCCGAGCTCCTGCGCTTCGAGCTCAGCCTCGGCAATTACGGGGACGCGGGCGATGTCACCTGCAAGCCAGCCGCCTCCGTCACCCCGCACGGGTGTCCCCTCTTCGACG GCAACCGCTATCACTACCTGCCGTGGTACGGTGACAAGCCGGTGGCGGCCGTCACCTCGTCCTGGGAGGACGCCAGTCACCGCTGGGATGCCCTCAACCTCCTGCGTGCCCTGTGCCGGCGGTTg GAGAAGAACGTGGCGGAGCTGCGGGACGCCCGTGGGGACGCCGTAGGGGACATCGGCAGGAGGCTGCTGCGCCAGCTGGCCCAGGACTGCGG GCGGGCTCTGCCCCGGCTGGAGGCGCAGCCCACCCCCACGCCGCTGGACGCCCACCTCCGGGCCTCCCGGCTTCACCTCCTGCGGCACgtggcgacggcggcggcggtgccACCGAGAGGTGGCTGGGACACCTTGCTGCCGGTGGCCCAGGGCTGGCTGGGACGTGTGGCCGCCCTGGCTGTGGAg CCGCAGGCCGGCGTGCCCGACGTAGTGCTGTGGCTACTGCGGGGGGAACGGCGGGTGGCCTGCGCCCGTGTCCCCGCGCCCGACCTCATGTTctcccggggcggccccggcgcctGCGGCAGGCTCTGCGGCCGGCTCCAGACCCTCTTCCTGCTGGTAGGCATCCCACCTCCCTTCCCCGTCACCTCT GGCTCCGGGGACATCCGTGCCCAGCTCCGCCTGCGGCTGTGGCTGGGACGAGTGGCCGACAGCGGGGACCTGCCACGGCACCTCGAGGGCACCCTGCGCGTCTACGCCGAGACG tATGAAAACCAGACCAAGCTACTGGGCAAgtggggtccccgggggctgctggggtgccCCGGTTTCTCCGACAGCTCCGGCAAAGCGGGGGTCCCCCGCCACCGCATCCGGCCCCCCAAGGGCTGGCGCTGGGACGGAGCCTGGACCGTGGAGCCCCAGCGGCG gctgctgctggacgcgGAGACCAACGTGGGCGAGGTGCTGGAAGAGGTGTATGAGAACGAGAGCCGGCGGCTCGGCGGGGAGTGGGGACCCGCCGCCGTGGCCACCACCGATGCC AgcggcgcggcggtgccacccaAGGAGGAGGTGGCATGTCCCCAAGGTTGGCACGTCACCGACGGCTGGCGGGTGGACGCGACGGGGGCCGTGGATGAGGCTG GTTGGGAGTACGGGGTGAGCgcggcccccggcagccccccgctGTCATGGCACGCTGCCGAGAAGACGTACCACACGCACCGGCGCCGGCGCTGGCTGCGCACCCGCCGCAGGGACCCCGGCGCCCAGGGACGGGAGCAGGACGTGGCCACCTTCCTCCGGCTGGATGgggcg caCAGCCCCGTGGCGGCGACGGGGGCCGAGGGCTGGGAGTACGGGTCCCTCTGGGGGTCCCGCTTCCACCTCCAGCCCCGGGTGGGTGACGTGTGCCGGCGGCGCTGCTGGCACCGCAGCATGgtccccgcgcagcccccgcccgTGGCACCCCTCTTCCTCCTGGAGGGAATCCCG GGCGCGGAGGACCCGGCCAAGGAGGACGAGCCGGCTGCGGCAGAACGGCAGGCGCGGGGCTTGTGCCGggcccccccgcagcagcccaTGCCCCTCATCCTCTGCACCTTCCAGC GACCCAACTTCTTCCAGCTCCGCTGCTACATCTTCCAGGCGCTGGAGCTGGCACCCCGCGGCACCAAGGCCACCGCAg ACCCCGTCGCCCACGTCTCCTTCGTGCACGTCAGCCAGAGCACCCGGGTGCTGCCCGGCACCCTGGACCCGCTCTGGGACCAGACCCTGCTTTTTCACCGGGTGCTGCTCTACGGGGACCCCCGGGGGGTCCGGGATGAGCCCCCCATCGTGGCGGTGGAGATCTTCGACCAGGACAGAAGG GGGGCCGGTGCTTTCCTGGGGAGGACTGTGTGCACCCCACATGTTTGGCTGGACGTGAGGCGCCGGCAGCCCCCCAGGCTTCGGCGTTACCCACTgggagggccgggggggccggccggggagctgctggctgccttcGAGCTGCTGCACGTCGCCGAg GATGGGGCCCCGGCGCAGGTCAGCACCCCGCCATGGAGGGAGGGGGTCTTCAGCGTCCCCCCGGGTATCCGGCCACTCCTGCGGCTGGTGGCACTGGAG gTGCTggcgtgggggctgcgggggctgcggggcggcgtGCGGGCGCCCAGCCTGGAGGTGCAGTGCGGGGGCCGGACCCTGCGGACCCCCCCCATCACCGACCTCCCCGCCAACCCCAATTTCCCCATCAACGCCTTCCTGCTGACGCTG CACCTGCCGGCGGAGGAGGAGTACGTGCCCCCCATCCGACTGCGGGTGCTGGACACGCGGGGTTTCGGGTACCGGCCGGTGGTGGGGCAGGCCTGCGTGCGGGACCTGGGGCAGtactgctgccagccccacggcgaggggcagccccacggctccGGAACCACCCCATCTGGCTCTG GCAGGACGCCATCCCTGCCCCATGCTGCCCACCTCCGGGGGGGTTTCtttgcccctctcctccccacagccgCTCCCTGGGGCAGGATAGCTCAG ATGCTGCCCAGGATCACCGCAGAGAAGGAGACTGCGGACAAG GCTgcggaggaggaagatgaggatgagGTCGACTGGTGGAGCAAATACTATGCGGCCATGGGGGACAAGGCACAGAGCCGGCGGAGGAACGACAGGGACGAACTGAAG ATCTACAGCTGCGAGCTGGAGGCGGCGCCCGAATTCGaggggctgcaggatttctgcCAGACCTTCCCCCTCCACCaaccgggggggggtccccccgtGGCGGGGGAGGACCCCCTGCCCGTGGGCGAGTTCAAG GGGCTTTTCTGTATCTACCCCCTGCCCGAAGACCCCGGGGTGCCCCCGCCACCGCGTCGCTTccagcagctgccccccagccagccccaaaAGTGCCTGGTGCGGGTCTACGTCGTCCGGGCCTTCGACTTGCCCCCCCGCGACAGGAACGGGCTG tGTGACCCCTATGTCCACGTCTCGCTGGGGACGAAGACGCTGGGCCAGCGGGACCAGTACGTGCCCAACACCCTGGAGCCCGTTTTTGGCAG GCTGTTCGAGGTGACGGGCACCATCCCGCTGGAGAAGGACCTGCGGGTCTCGCTGCTGGACTACGACCTGCTGCCACCCGACCAGGAGATCGGCACCACCACCATCGACCTGGAGAACCGCCTGCTCTCCCGCTTCCGCGcccactgcgggctgcccacccGCTACCGCAC CGCCGGCCCTGGGTGTTGGCGGGACCAGTTGCCCCCCAGCCGGGCGCTGGAGCATTTCGCCCGCGACCGGGGGCTGCCGGCACCCGAGTTCAGCGCCGAGGGCACCGCCGTCACCTTCGGGGACAACACCTTCCTCCTCAGCCACTTCg AGAGCGGCCCCCCCACGTACCGGCACCCCGGGCCCCCCCGTGAGCGCTTGGCCCTGCACGTGCTCCACGCCTGTCACCTCGTCCCCGAGCACCTGGAGACCCGCACCCTCTACAACAGCACCCAGCCCGGGCTGGAgcag GGCAAGGTGCAGATGTGGGTGGACATCTTCCCCGCCAGCCTggggccccccggcccccccgtcaACAtcaccccccgccagccccagag gtaCGAGCTGCGCTGCGTGGTCTGGAACACGCGGGACGTGGACCCGGGGGACACCAACCTGCTGGGGCAGCAGATGAGCGACATCTACGTCACCGG GTGGCTGGACGGGCTGGAGGAGCAGCGGCAGAGGACGGACGTACATTACCGCTCGCTGCAGGGGGACGGGGCCTTCAACTGGCGCTTCGTCTTCTCCTTCGAGTACCTGGCGGCCGAGCAGCTCTGCGTCCTGCCCCGGAAG gAGCATTTCTGGAGCCTGGATGAGACGGTGCTGAAGGTGCCCCCCAAGCTCATCCTCCAAGTGTGGGACAACGACAAGTTTTCGGCCGATGATTTTCTGG gtGTCCTGGAGCTGGAGCTCACCAAGCTGCCGCAGCCAGCCCAGCGCCCCCAGGCCTGCACCCCGACGCCGCAGGGGACCCCCCGAAAGCCCTGGCCATGGCGGGGGGCGCAGGTCCCCTCCCGCCTCTCCCTTTTCCGGCAGAGATGGGTGAGGGGGTGGTGGCCCTGCACGGTGCAGGAGGGGGACAAGCGGCGGCTCTCG GGTAAACTGGAGCTGAGCCTGGAGCTGCTGACGGCAAAGGAGGCGGAAGAGCGGCCGGCAGGGAAAGGCCGGGGGGATCCCAACACGTACCCGACGCTCCCGGCGCCTGT GCGGCCGGAATGGTCCTTCCTGTGGCTGCAGGCGCCGCTGCGCGTCCTGCGCCACGGCCTATGGCGGCACCACCGCTGCCGCCTCAgcctggggctggccctgctgctgctcctcgccCTGCTCTTCACCTTCGTCTACGCCGCCCCG GGTTATTTGGCCATGAAGCTGGTGAACCCGCTCGAGGGCTTGCGCCGTGCCAGGGGCGAGCATCCCGCCGGCAGCGGGGGCCAGCCCTGA
- the LMAN2L gene encoding VIP36-like protein isoform X2 → MAAAAGRWRAGLALLAVALGLGGPRAEQTEEHLKREHSLSKPYQGVGSASSGLWDLLGNAMVMTQYIRLTPDVQSKQGAVWNRVPCYLRDWEMQVHFKIHGQGKKNLNGDGFAIWYTKDRMQPGPVFGSKDNFLGLGVFVDTYPNEEKQQERVFPYISAMVNNGSLTYDHDRDGRPTELGGCTAMVRNLNHDTFLVIRYVKRRLTVLIDIDGKHEWRDCIDVPGVRLPRGYYFGTSSVTGDLSDNHDIISLKLYQLTVERTPEEEKRDREVYLPVVDNLKLPGMEAPLEPMSGLALFLIVFFSLVAIVFAIVIGVIVYNKWQEQSRKHFY, encoded by the exons atggcggcggcggcgggccggtgGCGGGCCGGGCTGGCGCTGCTGGCCGTGGCGCTGGGGCTGGGCGGGCCGCGGGCCGAGCAGACGGAGGAGCACCTCAAGCGGGAGCATTCGCTCTCCAAACCGTACCAGG GTGTGGGCTCGGCCAGCTCGGGGCTGTGGGACCTGCTGGGCAACGCCATGGTCATGACCCAGTACATCCGCCTCACCCCCGACGTGCAGAGCAAGCAGGGAGCCGTCTGGAACCGAGTG CCGTGTTACCTGCGAGACTGGGAGATGCAGGTGCATTTTAAAATCCACGGCCAAGGCAAGAAAAACCTGAACGGAGACGGTTTTGCCATCTGGTACACCAAGGATCGCATGCAGCCGG GACCTGTCTTCGGAAGCAAGGATAACTTCCTGGGCTTGGGAGTGTTCGTGGACACCTACCCAAacgaggagaagcagcaggag CGCGTCTTCCCTTACATCTCGGCCATGGTGAACAACGGCTCCCTCACCTACGACCACGACCGGGACGGGAGACCGAcggagctggggggctgcacgGCCATGGTGCGCAACCTCAACCACGACACCTTCCTGGTGATCCGCTACGTGAAGAGGAGACTGACG GTGTTGATCGATATCGACGGTAAGCACGAGTGGAGAGACTGCATCGACGTGCCGGGCGTGCGCTTGCCTCGCGGGTATTACTTTGGGACCTCTTCTGTCACCGGCGACCTGTCAG ACAACCACGACATCATTTCGCTGAAGCTTTACCAGTTGACGGTGGAGCGGACGCCGGAGGAGGAGAAGCGGGACCGAGAGGTGTATCTGCCGGTCGTGGACAACCTGAAGCTGCCGGGAA TGGAGGCGCCGCTGGAGCCCATGAGCGGCCTGGCTCTCTTCTTAATCGTTTTCTTCTCCCTCGTTGCCATCGTTTTCGCCATCGTCATCGGAGTCATCGTCTACAACAAGTGGCAGGAGCAGAGCCGGAAACACTTCTATTGA
- the LMAN2L gene encoding VIP36-like protein isoform X1, producing MAAAAGRWRAGLALLAVALGLGGPRAEQTEEHLKREHSLSKPYQGVGSASSGLWDLLGNAMVMTQYIRLTPDVQSKQGAVWNRVPCYLRDWEMQVHFKIHGQGKKNLNGDGFAIWYTKDRMQPGPVFGSKDNFLGLGVFVDTYPNEEKQQEAQKRRYSPGNQRVFPYISAMVNNGSLTYDHDRDGRPTELGGCTAMVRNLNHDTFLVIRYVKRRLTVLIDIDGKHEWRDCIDVPGVRLPRGYYFGTSSVTGDLSDNHDIISLKLYQLTVERTPEEEKRDREVYLPVVDNLKLPGMEAPLEPMSGLALFLIVFFSLVAIVFAIVIGVIVYNKWQEQSRKHFY from the exons atggcggcggcggcgggccggtgGCGGGCCGGGCTGGCGCTGCTGGCCGTGGCGCTGGGGCTGGGCGGGCCGCGGGCCGAGCAGACGGAGGAGCACCTCAAGCGGGAGCATTCGCTCTCCAAACCGTACCAGG GTGTGGGCTCGGCCAGCTCGGGGCTGTGGGACCTGCTGGGCAACGCCATGGTCATGACCCAGTACATCCGCCTCACCCCCGACGTGCAGAGCAAGCAGGGAGCCGTCTGGAACCGAGTG CCGTGTTACCTGCGAGACTGGGAGATGCAGGTGCATTTTAAAATCCACGGCCAAGGCAAGAAAAACCTGAACGGAGACGGTTTTGCCATCTGGTACACCAAGGATCGCATGCAGCCGG GACCTGTCTTCGGAAGCAAGGATAACTTCCTGGGCTTGGGAGTGTTCGTGGACACCTACCCAAacgaggagaagcagcaggag GCTCAGAAGAGGAGGTACAGCCCGGGAAATCAG CGCGTCTTCCCTTACATCTCGGCCATGGTGAACAACGGCTCCCTCACCTACGACCACGACCGGGACGGGAGACCGAcggagctggggggctgcacgGCCATGGTGCGCAACCTCAACCACGACACCTTCCTGGTGATCCGCTACGTGAAGAGGAGACTGACG GTGTTGATCGATATCGACGGTAAGCACGAGTGGAGAGACTGCATCGACGTGCCGGGCGTGCGCTTGCCTCGCGGGTATTACTTTGGGACCTCTTCTGTCACCGGCGACCTGTCAG ACAACCACGACATCATTTCGCTGAAGCTTTACCAGTTGACGGTGGAGCGGACGCCGGAGGAGGAGAAGCGGGACCGAGAGGTGTATCTGCCGGTCGTGGACAACCTGAAGCTGCCGGGAA TGGAGGCGCCGCTGGAGCCCATGAGCGGCCTGGCTCTCTTCTTAATCGTTTTCTTCTCCCTCGTTGCCATCGTTTTCGCCATCGTCATCGGAGTCATCGTCTACAACAAGTGGCAGGAGCAGAGCCGGAAACACTTCTATTGA